GATTATGAGAAGATTGTTTGCTTAACTGATGTACTATTACACATCCTTTCCAACCAAAAACATTAATTGCAAGATTATTCATTTTTTCTACAAGATGTATTTGGTTAATAGGCGTTGGGGTGTCAATACCTGTAAAGTTTAAACCATCATTTATAGTAGGGTATTTAGAAGGTTGATTAGAATTCTCTTTTACAGGAAATAGTGCACTACGAAGAGACCAGCGTAAACAATTGTCATCTTTATTCTTAACATTAATAATTGCGTGTTTATTTTTTAAAGCTGGTGGTAAATCAATATATGAACCACCGCGAAGAGGCTGGTAATTTGCAATATTGATCCACAAATTTTCAACACGCACAATAACCCAATTTGAACCATTTTTAACCCACTTCTCAATTTTTTCTAGAATACTGGCAAAAACAGTATCcatgtttatttcattttcatttatgatAGGAATTTGCTCATGATAAAATGTTGGGGTATCATATATTACATCACCGTAATTATATTTAGACATCATTATTCTAAAGCCTAACTGAAATTTTAACGAACCTAAGGTTTTAACTtcttgtaataatatattttgaatttgtggattaacattttgcaaaaatgtaagTGGGTCTTTTTCAAAATGGTATTGGTTCGGAACATTCATTTCATATCCTTTAAAAAATTTCCAATTGTAAAAGAAGTTTGCTTAAATTCTAAGGTCTTGGTTGTCATGGCTCTTTTGATTGGTTTTAAGGGAGTGGAAAGACCTTCCGGAACAGCTTCATTTAAAATATAATCTTGCGTCATCTCATTTCTTAAATCAGCCATTGTTGGAGGGTGATATAAGGTAGGCTGTTCTGGTGGTTTAAGGTTTAAAGCACGCATAAACCCAACACCATGGTTTTGCAAACTAGATTTGGAATAAAAATATCTAGAATTTTTAGCTTTGCTAAGCGGAAACCATTCATTGTTGTACTGGACAAATAATCTGCCAGAATCGTCTAATGCAAATGCTTGGCTTATGTTTTCAGTAATGTTATGAAAAGTCATAAACTTTTTGACCTGGATATTTACAGCATCTtccatatattatatataattttttaagtctttaattgctttaaaaaaatataaaatatacaaatggatataaatcaaaatgcaaataaTTTTTTAACTGATGTAATACAAACCATTCTTAAAAAATGGGAAGCAATGCCACTTGacatagaaaacaaaataagaactGAGTTAATGTCTACTTTTATATCTTTTGTTGGAAAgggcaaacaaaataataaaaaaattataggcATTTATTTGTCttaagtgatttaaaaaaaacatattaaagaaacaaatttaatataaaaataatgaCACAAGTCGCACAAAATATTTTCCCTATTGACATAGACTGTAAGAATTTGCGTGTTGTTCGCCAGAAGGAAAACAacaaaattatgtttaaattatTGAGAACAGGAGATACATATTTGATCAAACAACTTTGTAATAACAGTGAGCTTAACCGCGTGCTAGAAGATCTTGAAATTAGTTTAGAAGACTTGTTAAATAAATGTTGTGATGATTATTTATTTGCAAAATTACTTGCTAGTAAAATTAGCAAATTAGCATCGCGTCAAGGTACAAAGGATGAAAGCTTTGTCTTAGACAAATGTAATGAGGCTGTAAGTCAAGTAGGCATTCACGTTAAGAATTTATCAACTACGGAATTTCGACCTACAAAAGACGGACAAATACTTaacaaaacacaatataaaaattctggtttgaaaaaaaatgagtgtcttaaatcttttgatgcaaaaatatCAGGTCTTATTGATGGTTGGCTGTTTGCCAAGATTGCTTTTGGCACAGGGgggcaccaaaataatgtatttaTAGAAGCACATGAATTTGCAAATTGGGTACAACATTATGGAGAGAAACATAAATTATACGTTCTTCTTATTGATACAGATTTAACTCTTCAGTTTactgaattaaaaaataaatttcaaaaagaaaCTAATATTCTTGTGTGTAATCATGTAGAATTTCAACTATATTGTTTTGACTTTTACAGGAAGAACACTGGCCCCTCAGCTAAAATACAAAACTATATCTTAAACTGGCCTACTCCACAAGGTCTTTCTAATCCTTTAAACCCATGTTAGTTCTGCAAGTCTTTACCCTGTTTTTTTTTAGCTGTATGTCAAAAtcaatgtaatatttttttttttttaatttttctttttaagAGTTATGACCTAGGGGTCGTGAGGTCGCCCAATGAAGCTAATGGCATTGTCCCTTACCAAATTTATGCTTGCTAAAATTGTTTAAAGTTctgtttaatattttatttagcTTTTAATGTGtaattatttagtgatgtgcgtCCATAATATTTAACTATGTAATAAAAGGTATTAGCGCCATCAGTTTTTAAAAACAGTGCATCAACCTCTACATATGCGTCATATAGTGGCGAACTTTGAAACTTGGGTATTTTACTAAATCTGctaaacaaacatgacaaagtacACATTTCAATAACTTCATATATTTGCATGGTTGGTTATTAAAACGTTGATATGACGCTGTGTAATATTTGTCAGTTGGTTGTGCAAGAATTTTTAAGCTACTAAAACGTTGATATGACGCTGTGTAATATTTGTCAGTTGGTTGTGCAAGAATTTTTAAGCTTACAATAATGATAGACTCTGAAAGCGATGATACTATGTCTACGGATGCTTACGATTTGGATTGGAATCCATGCCAAAGAAAAATACTGGATGATCTTAAAAAATATCACCAGGATATGGCAAAGCAGGTAGGCTGTATTAATAATTTAGGGCCAGGTGTACCTTTACCAAAAGATTAAAAAACCTCAGCAAGGTTTAAATGCTCTTTACTGTCGACCTAAACATGTAAAACATACATTATCGGGTAAAGAATTACATGAATATTTGGTAAAACGTTTGGCAAAGGTAGAGGGCCGATGCTTAAATTATCATGGTGTCTAACCTGTACTAAAAGTCTCAAGAACATTTTCCTGTGGTGTATTATGCTTAAATTATCATGGCGTCCAACCTTAACTAGAAACAATAAGTGGTTAAGTTTTGGAAGGGCCGGTACTGACAGTTTCAAGAACATTTCCTGTGGTGTATACTTAAATTATCATGGTGTGCTAAAAGTTCTGAGAACATTTTTCCCATGGTGTCATCATGGCGTCCAACCTTAACTTGAAACGATAAGTGGTTAAATTTTGGAAGGGCCAGTGCTTTAAAAAGTTCGAGAACATTTTCCCATGGTGTGTAATCTGATGCGTAAAGACCTTCACGTGGTAGATTATGTAAGTaggtatttttacattttgtaaaaatattaaaacatataagcaagaaagaaaaaaaaaaaaagaaaaaaagaaagaaagaaagaaagaaaaaaaaacaaaaaaaacccacacaccaTCAAAAACAAACACACCCAAATTCCCTTTTACAAAAACAACACCTGGCCCCTTagctaaaatacaaaattatatcttAAACTGGCCTACCCCACAAGGTCTTCCCAATCCTTTAAACCCATGTTAGTACAAGTTTTTTTACTCCGTTTTAGTCTTAATTTAAGacttttaatttgtttaaaaaacataTGTTTAATTACTGTACTGTGTATTTTTTGCAACCTGTCTTAAAAATTCAGTAGCCCTTTAATATAAACAAAGCTTTAACCAATCACCACAAAGTCTTAATTTAAGACTTTTAATTTGTTAAAGGAACACATGTTTAGTCATGTATATTTACTAACATCTTTTTAAAgcaactaattttgaaaaagtagataTTTTTTTGAGACACACTGTAAAATAGCTCATAACACATCGGGGTTAATGTTGGAAATTTGCCAGGTTTATCTGATCAACTTTGGTGTTGACCCCGGCAGAATCAATATTTTACTGATAAGCATTTCACTGCACTATACTGTGTAGTGTATCTATTTACACTTTAAACCAAGACTAAAATGAAATACATAGTATCTCAAAAAAACACAGAGCCGTtgtataattactatattttaAGTTTTCCACCCTGTTTGAAAACAAACCCCACACACCATCAAAACCCCCCACACCCAAATTGAACCTTATATATCAAGTctcttattttaagtttaaaacaatattaagggaagtaaaaaaacaaaaacagttaaaaaaacccacatttttttattgcattctaaaatcaatcaataatttaCGGTGGAAATGGTTGTCGTGTATTGAAGACAGACTTACAAAATGCGGCCTAGATCACTTATTTAACCCCAAATCAATAAATAAGGATATTGAATATAATGACTGGGTTAATTCTGTGAAAATAAATCATCTCTTCAAAACTATTCATTGCTTAAGCAAGAAAAATATCTTGAGCCATATCTTACTGGAAAAACCGACTTCCAGGGTGCCCAACACCCTTCAAATCGATAAACCCGCTCATGGGCCAAGACAAATGATGGTGTCTGCCGCTTATGTAACTCTGGTTTTGAAGAGGATATTATTCACTTTCTGTTTACATGTAATGCATATAATGATATTCGTATTGATGAATTTTATAAACTAGAGAGATCTTTAATTGATATTAATTGCCAATCTGCATGGGAATGCTTCATTTCAAATGGAAATCTTACTAaattatattttgctttaagTGATATCTATCAATATGATAATGCAGTAGGTCAAATTTTTGATACGTATAGCAAAGTTATCTCAAAAAAGCATGGGCCAAAAAAACAGTAAGAATCTTCAAATGTAACCATCTTGCTATTCAATTGTATATATtatatttgtgtaaaatttgtatattaacttattatgCACTCCATATTTTGTGcacatgtataataattatgttgtaaagTGAGAATTGAGGGATGCATGCGGGGGGGGGTTGTATTtagaattttgttattttaattatttctgttttaagaggtcataggtcaaaggtcataaggtcAAGCCATGCTGAATGACATTTTGAAggatttttaactttttttttgatCGTTTGTCGAATTCAATGCTGTATTTtagaaattggaaatttttagccATTTAAATGCTTTTTATACAGGatttaattatgcaattatggtgatatataTACTACTCTAGTAACAATAAATGTTGCACCGGCGGATCCAGGAGGGGGAGGAGGGGGCGCGGCCTCCCGGTATGATCCAGGGGCCATTTTTTGGGCATTCTATTCTCATTTTTCTCCATATTCTAGCCCCTGGTAGTTTACCGTCCTGAATCCGCCCTTGTGTTGGGTATACAAAGatcattttgtacatgtatatcaaaaataCCACCATAATGTTGTCATATTAAatgtaaagaaatattttgtcaacattgaaATCAAATTAGTTGCATTATATGACGCAACatttgaaaacgttttgaaatACTTTTGTATAACCcaatatttaatcattattttttatGGTACCTTTGTGCCccttttacaaaaatattacgAAAACATTTGTCAGTGGAAAATGCTATGAAACATTTGTCAAGTCATAATATTGATTTTCCTTTATATTCTTGATCAGGAATCGAGAAAGGGAATAAAATTTACCTAGTAGCAAAAGACTCGTTCCATGCTGTTAAGTAGAAACTTAACTGGAATAAGTTCTTTTGTATTatgctttaagggtagacgaggtattgttggtcgaagcaacctaaaaatcgattttcattatctggatcaatatattattgaaaattaacatcttgatgttttgcaaaagttcatgctACAAATCGTATGCTCTGCAAACTtggttaatttattgttgttaattagttatgtacgttttacaaaagtgttgttgtttcagccctcttcacaacgtaactcaagaaccgcagcacctataaaagtatatctgtgatattttaattcttctacacgctcgctatgaattgagcaatgcagtttttgccaaagctcactaccattcgtaaaatgctgtgaactaccaaatcacaacagtttaaaataattaataaccttaaagaagCAAAAAGTTGATGATTTACTTACCACAGGAAACTCCAGCATCTTCAGAATGATAGCAGTCATGATTTCCCCATCCACTATGCGGGCATTCACCTAAGGTACGCTCATTGCCAACACATAAAACATCATCAAGGAAGATATCTCCAATACCGTCCCCAAACCAAGCATCTTTATAAGCTTTGGCCCCTTCAGTACGGAATCCAAGTTGACGGCATACTACCATAGCGTCTTCATACGTCCATGACTCACCACATACTGTACCCCATTCGTTACCATGGAACACCTCCACACGGCCTTCTGCTAAATGTCTGCCTCCAACCAAACGTATGCTTGCTGAAATATATTACACAAAGCTTATataaacaaaatgataacatGGCAAACTGTAAGTTTTCATACTGTAATTTACGAAATCGGGAGCGAAAACTTCGATTAAAATTCTTATAGATATCCGaaaaaatgataaataaacaaGGGATTTACAAGGCGAAATAATTGCTTGAGGATTCAGGCGCTAAGAAGAGGAAGGATCAAAGGCAGTAAGAAATAGTTctttatatagaccacttgacatgtgacgtcattgccctgcagtatatgcgcgcgaattatggcactttccatggttctttgctcagggcacgtgcattttaaatctcccatcacatttcatatagtacaagaaagccattaatTAAACACTacagcggttcgttcgagcatttcgatagaccaatccctcgcctttgttgataaacaatgatgtcaagtggtctatacggaGGTGTAACGTGCACCCCAAGGACTCTACCACACCAATTATTTTAGCCTCCTTTTATGGTTCTATAACACGTTCaagatgttattaaaacattccCGGCACTCTGGCTATATACCAAATCaacaaatataatcactctttatctatttagtacttagccagcattcttcttcttggtgatcataaagttcttgcaatgttctggtcgactgatgtaatatatccttattcacttgtccagcgaaaatcagcgaagtccagtgaacacttgcgtttataaatatccttgcgtatgaaatcctcacacaaaaatggcgttgctttctccaaaccgttatctccttgtgctgctttctccaaacttaactccttgcgctgctttctccaaacttaactccttgcgctgctttctccaaaaatggtgctatttccacctttcacacgatatctccaggaagcaggactgcgatgcagttgtccccacttattttggcagctgtgttgtatcaaaaaccatagatcatcatatttggataatctatgcatgaaccagacttcagggagtcgacagaagaatttatattcctttcttggatgaAGTACGTTCTTtcacgtattctagatcttctccgacaacactggcaggtagtagtgcattgactacttatattaattctggttcgcaatttcctttctttgaaggaattggaatgtaagcatattagctagctagcccagatcaacactacaaactgtgaataattgtgtttacattttcttatataccaagcaatGGGAAAacccaagtattaatagccaaatgtgatcttgggaattcccaagccttaattataacattaacttttctcattacatcacttccttaggggaattccattacatcattttcactaAATATAATCTCAGGGGACTTTCCAATTGCGCAACACACTGAAAAGTGGAAGTCCCAGCTATCCATTCAATTTGCtgagaggggaatccctaaaatgtctcatgacatAGATttcaattgtaaacaaagataatcaaattaaattactcagggcacatcacaatatattAATTGGGACGGCCAGTTTCGCCAATGTAGGACATGGGTACCCAGataacatggcgatattggtccgatggtgccccaatttatgttcaataatggcccaatatcatttgctcatgggcccaagattggtCCTAGATCGGGCTTGGGCCAAATATTGGGCTTATATTGGACCAATTGAGGCTGCCACTgtgatgccaatatgaagattaccgatggtaagccaatattggcccaatatgggcatcaaaataatgccgatgccaagattggcgttcgaaaaccaacgttgggccaatataAGCTAATAATTATATATGCATGTTATCTGGGTAGTTACAGCAGGGGATCTTGTAAATGACTTCCGCTTTAGGGAAAGTTTATCCTCTGGGTGGACGAGCATACTGCGGATACGGTGTGGAAAATCCGTGTTTTTTAAACACACTGGAGACTCTCTCAGATACACCCTCTGTATACTGGACCACAATCATGCATTCGGTTTTCTTACTGTCATCTATTCGCTTTGAGATAAGTTAGTTTTGTCTTAGGAATGGGTCTGTCTTGTTTTACTTTCTTAAATGACCAATCTGGGTAAGCACAAGTGGTCAACGCTTCGCGGATATTATCCGCCTATTTTTGTCTGCCCGCTTCTTCGGTGCCACGTGTCACTCCTGTCTAACAGTGTTCTAGGCGGCGGGTGGCATGATAGTCGGAGAGAGCTGGCAAATCCGCTCAGCCAGtggcattttccatacactcggttagttttgtggggttcattatcgaaccccaacggttttagcttgtattaatattatttattaacattggcctacttgtttgtgttattttaaacgttttaaaatttcaacataatcccattcaattacacagttgacaacggaaatgtactgaatttagagaatgcacggcgctcaccacctgcccagcaaacacaaaacgttttcgacatcattcgcaaaaggttataaaaggttgtcagaaaacgtttaaatgtcgggttatataaagggtatattaagggtataaaatgttttcataacattaaaaaacattttttggtaatttactgctcagcaaacacaaaatgttttacagaaaacgtttaaatgtcgggttatataaagggtgtaaaacgttttaaaaacattccaaaaacatttttgaaaacttgatacaaaacattctaatcagaatgttatttttgggttgaaaaaatattttgcgcaaaatgttttaaaaacgttttcatgacctttatataccgtaacccgacatttaaatgttattaaaacattttggaaaaaacattttgagaacatttctgtgtttgctgcatgcaaatattttaacataatgttatttaagtgttgataaaatatttggcaaaaatgtttgcaaaaataggttacaatacaattttgaaaacattttaaaaatattgctgtagtgtattttcatacaaaacgctttaaaatgttttcatgacctttatataacccgacattttaatgttattaaaacgtttttacctaaaccaaaagccaaaatataacttatttaaaacgtttttaaaacgtttttgtgtttgctgggtggttcTAACAACTCCCAGCTTTTGATGTAAAGGGTGCAGTGGTGGGAGGAAAACTgaagatattggtcagtgtgcgTTTTCTTCCGGCGCAGAGTTTCACTGATCCGCTCAGTTTTCTGGTGATTAGGGTGTCGAGGAAGGGAATCGAACCTTCTTGTTCTTGTTCGTATGTAACTTGTTGGTAGGGTCGATGGAATTTAAGTGTTCTGTTTATTAAGTGTTTGCGTACTATTTCCAACACGCGTCATCTATATATTTTCCTAAGACGCAGGCGCCAGGCTACCGGGCCGTATTCAcgattgtttgatggcatgtaaaactgagtcatttttaagcaaagttgtacaatgatggcgctatttatctaaaattttgtttgcatctttacaagagaTAGACACTTGttaaatggtattagaacatcagcaaactgATTAACaaatgaaaaggaaaaaaaaaaaaacctttttatcataaaatgtaaggtataacgtATATTATTTTTGATCTagttgacaggacatcatacgcaaactagtctttttaactcCGTCTTCAATTATACCCATAGCCATAAATCACTGCTGGCGGTAAATATCACCCGAGTAGCTAAAGTAGGCAACCGTGGCAAGACAAAGTTTGGTGAGTTTAATGATGTTATTGACAGTGAGGAATTCTGTTTGTCAAGTCTTTATCTTCAATAAGTTTTTCACGGAGAACATGAAGAGTGAGATCGATAGGGGTACTGGTAAAGAGCGCCACCACATCGTTCGAATTAAGGATCTC
Above is a window of Amphiura filiformis chromosome 7, Afil_fr2py, whole genome shotgun sequence DNA encoding:
- the LOC140156478 gene encoding neurotrypsin-like, encoding MGLSMYISIVVLCTLGWTAVSEANQASIRLVGGRHLAEGRVEVFHGNEWGTVCGESWTYEDAMVVCRQLGFRTEGAKAYKDAWFGDGIGDIFLDDVLCVGNERTLGECPHSGWGNHDCYHSEDAGVSCGK